A part of Miscanthus floridulus cultivar M001 chromosome 6, ASM1932011v1, whole genome shotgun sequence genomic DNA contains:
- the LOC136457575 gene encoding uncharacterized protein — protein sequence MRERDGALLAMRSWWRQTARAPPLAQSGCACVQPQQPPPAGATRTLEHLQSQHTVVENEGQGADVRVSFQTCPVLPVEETSAFVVRGGRRGAGGEHAHDCEAGGVRRHPAGWSVAVMNTSWEGREPALPLPPRRGLLAPPSEAASPAPHPPRAPTCRLRARPRRRDWQATGERSSSRAGRRGRAPPARIHHGRHLHHPSAGRARGGELPCDAGAFARAMEAIQREMAEERTTAGCDGGGLVRVGGELLRAGPQAAVSPVPPHLAADRCVGRQLRRSGQRHCRGAGALVLQHHRTTSRPGPWDYMAVLQDAGGLEVRSGVLQDTSVVALVLQHHPATRRTPSCPGCASPCRPAAGKRFSAAEPTRSNGGDGGFNVHTCLCRHTTVGPLDT from the coding sequence ATGCGCGAGAGAGACGGGGCGCTCCTGGCCATGCGGTCGTGGTGGAGGCAGACAGCCCGCGCGCCGCCTCTAGCGCAATCCGGGTGCGCGTGCGTGCagccgcagcagccgccgccggcgGGAGCAACACGCACGCTCGAGCACCTGCAGTCCCAGCACACCGTTGTGGAGAATGAAGGACAGGGCGCTGACGTCCGTGTGAGCTTCCAAACCTGTCCCGTGCTGCCCGTGGAGGAGACGAGCGCCTTCGTGGTCCGTGGAGGACGTCGCGGAGCAGGTGGAGAGCACGCCCATGACTGTGAAGCTGGTGGCGTCCGAAGACATCCGGCGGGTTGGTCGGTCGCAGTCATGAACACCAGCTGGGAAGGGCGCGAGCCCGCCCTGCCGCTTCCCCCGCGCCGCGGCCTGCTGGCACCTCCGAGCGAGGCCGCGTCCCCCGCGCCACATCCTCCACGCGCACCGACCTGCCGCCTCCGGGCGAGACCACGACGTCGAGACTGGCAAGCCACAGGCGAGCGCTCCTCCTCGCGTGCAGGTCGCCGCGGGCGAGCGCCACCGGCGCGGATCCACCACGGACGCCATCTCCACCACCCCAGCGCCGGCCGCGCACGTGGAGGCGAGCTGCCGTGCGACGCCGGCGCGTTCGCGCGCGCCATGGAGGCGATCCAGCGAGAGATGGCCGAGGAGAGGACCACGGCCGGGTGCGATGGCGGGGGCCTCGTGAGGGTAGGAGGCGAGCTTCTTCGCGCCGGACCCCAAGCAGCCGTCTCGCCGGTACCTCCGCATCTCGCCGCGGACCGTTGTGTGGGTCGCCAACTGCGTCGCTCTGGCCAACGGCACTGCCGCGGCGCAGGTGCTCTAGTCCTCCAACACCACCGCACCACCTCGCGGCCGGGCCCGTGGGACTACATGGCTGTGCTCCAGGACGCCGGCGGCCTCGAGGTGCGCAGCGGGGTGCTCCAGGACACCAGCGTCGTTGCTCTGGTCCTCCAACACCATCCTGCCACCCGAAGGACACCATCCTGTCCGGGATGCGCATCACCTTGCAGGCCCGCCGCCGGCAAGCGCTTCTCCGCTGCAGAACCGACTCGTTCTAACGGAGGAGACGGGGGATTTAACGTCCATACATGTTTGTGTAGGCATACGACAGTGGGCCCGCTGGATACGTAA